A genomic stretch from Podospora pseudoanserina strain CBS 124.78 chromosome 3, whole genome shotgun sequence includes:
- the NPR1 gene encoding Nitrogen permease reactivator protein (COG:D; EggNog:ENOG503NVGV) — MASSAPAPEGQHEILNKEPSKIEISPPKDEPAAESSPAVRFKSTVQEITPEDASLLANTDNVSLGQPGRVTSEEIRDLSERLRNCPLQERRMNIFSYEPVSLPVSRTASRDDDSREPSREATRSSASHQGSPHLKASSHTRRSPEMHTPPLTPAGTDNVEAGLKREPAGNQDRLGRMPDIITPQDSLHEPAPVNPARLSVQHHSTTTEKERVSRRPATSDGRDHSALGDHRKGLFSLGAGSGSNSPASSVPPSRDSSPSRAAAASLFYSRQAPPTGEANDPYAASKRQTPKQIESRFMFTRKKNKNASPSSSTLSLPRISGDKRLNSDDNVIHSRNSSMADLKRFFKLGPGSKVKRTSSPAASVRSGIKTPKGGQIPFDNDHGLTSKYGKLGKVLGAGAGGSVRLMKRAEDSTVFAVKEFRPRHSYETEREYVKKLTAEYCMGSSLHHGNIIETLDIVQEKGKWYEVMEYAPFDLFAIVMTGKMAREEVTCCFLQILSGVTYLHSMGLAHRDLKLDNVVVSERGIMKIIDFGSAHVFKYPFETSTVLASGIVGSDPYLAPEVYDEKKYDPQAVDIWSLAIIYCCMTLRRFPWKLPRLTDSSFKLFAADPTPGHDPKKLILPPSASMTALNNTPERAFVEGQPAPEKSKSEEKRPSGQDGGEKKEVIRGPWRILRLLPRESRHVIGRMLDLNPKTRAQMSEILEDPWVSDTVICRQVGPGQVVNADDHTHVLEPPTPPAPK, encoded by the exons ATGGCTTCCAGTGCCCCGGCGCCGGAAGGGCAGCACGAGATCCTGAACAAAG AGCCCTCAAAAATCGAGATATCTCCCCCAAAAGACGAACCCGCTGCCGAATCCTCTCCCGCCGTCCGCTTCAAGTCGACGGTACAGGAGATCACCCCTGAAGATGCATCGCTCCTCGCCAACACAGACAATGTCTCACTCGGACAGCCCGGACGGGTCACATCTGAGGAAATACGTGATCTCTCTGAGCGATTGAGGAATTGTCCGCTCCAGGAACGCCGCATGAACATATTCTCATACGAGCCAGTATCGCTACCAGTATCCAGG ACTGCATCGCGCGACGATGATTCTCGGGAACCAAGCCGGGAAGCAACAAGAAGTTCGGCGAGCCACCAGGGCTCACCGCACCTAAAAGCAAGCAGTCATACGAGGAGGAGTCCAGAAATGCATACGCCACCGCTGACACCGGCCGGCACGGATAATGTGGAAGCAGGACTGAAGAGAGAGCCTGCCGGAAACCAAGATCGCCTGGGACGCATGCCAGATATCATCACGCCTCAAGATTCGCTCCACGAGCCTGCACCTGTCAATCCTGCTCGTCTATCCGTCCAGCATCATTCTACAACGACCGAAAAAGAGCGGGTGTCACGGAGGCCCGCGACGTCAGATGGAAGAGACCATTCCGCTCTCGGTGACCACCGAAAGGGGTTGTTCTCGCTCGGCGCCGGGAGTGGTTCCAACTCACCCGCCAGCTCTGTCCCACCGTCTCGCGATAGCAGTCCGTCCCGCGCAGCCGCTGCCTCGCTGTTCTATTCCCGACAAGCACCGCCAACTGGAGAGGCTAATGACCCCTACGCCGCGAGCAAGCGTcaaacaccaaaacaaatTGAGTCCCGCTTCATGTTCACCaggaaaaagaacaagaacgCCTCGCCCAGTTCATCGACCCTGAGCCTGCCCAGAATATCCGGAGACAAGCGCCTCAACAGCGACGACAACGTTATCCACAGCCGAAATAGCTCCATGGCGGATCTGAAGAGGTTCTTCAAGCTGGGGCCAGGCAGCAAGGTCAAGCgcacctcatcaccagcagctTCGGTTCGGTCTGGTATCAAGACGCCAAAGGGCGGTCAGATTCCATTCGACAACGACCACGGTCTCACTTCCAAGTATGGAAAGCTTGGAAAGGTGTTGGGAGCTGGAGCGGGTGGTTCTGTGCGGTTGATGAAGCGCGCCGAGGATAGCACCGTGTTTGCCGTCAAGGAGTTCAGACCCCGCCACTCATATGAGACGGAGAGGGAATACGTCAAGAAATTGACGGCCGAGTACTGCATGGGGTCTTCTCTGCACCACGGCAACATCATTGAGACGCTTGACATTGTCCAGGAGAAAGGCAAGTGGTACGAGGTGATGGAATACGCGCCGTTTGACCTGTTTGCCATTGTCATGAcggggaagatggcgagAGAAGAAGTCACTTGCTGCTTCTTGCAGATTCTGAGCGGTGTTACGTATCTTCACAGCATGGGGCTGGCGCATCGGGATTTGAAGCTTGACAACGTGGTGGTGAGCGAGCGGGGGATCATGAAGATAATCGATTTTGGTAGTGCCCACGTCTTCAAGTATCCTTTTGAGACGAGCACTGTTCTTGCTTctg GTATCGTCGGCTCAGATCCATATCTTGCGCCTGAGGTCTACGACGAAAAGAAGTACGACCCACAAGCGGTGGATATCTGGTCGTTGGCCATCATCTACTGCTGCATGACGCTCAGACGCTTCCCCTGGAAGCTTCCCCGTCTTACCGATAGCTCGTTCAAGCTCTTTGCTGCCGATCCAACGCCTGGTCACGACCCGAAGAAGCTCATTCTTCCACCATCCGCATCCATGACCGCTTTGAACAACACGCCTGAGAGAGCTTTTGTCGAAGGACAACCTGCGCCTGAAAAGTCcaagagcgaggagaagCGGCCGTCTGGCCAAGACGGCGGCGAAAAGAAGGAAGTCATCCGCGGCCCGTGGCGTATCCTTCGACTGTTGCCCAGGGAAAGCCGGCATGTCATTGGGCGCATGCTCGATCTCAACCCAAAAACGCGCGCTCAGATGAGCGAGATTTTGGAGGACCCTTGGGTGTCGGATACAGTTATTTGTCGGCAGGTTGGACCGGGGCAGGTGGTTAATGCTGATGATCACACGCATGTGTTGGAGCCGCCTACGCCTCCTGCTCCGAAATAA